Below is a genomic region from Candidatus Binatia bacterium.
CGCGACCGTGCGCGAGAGCCGCGTGCGCCGCGAGGGCCTGGTCGAGCAGGCGACCAAGGATCGCGAGGCGGTGGTCGATCGCATCCAGGAGCGGCTGCGCTGCGAGATCGACGGTGTGCTTGCGCTGGCCGAGGTGCAGTCGGTCGAGGAGCTGCCGGAGATCGAGAAGGCCGAGCAGAAGCTCGAGCGGCTGGTGCACGAGCGCGAGACCATGGGGGCCGTGAACCTGCGCGCCGAGGAAGAGGCCAACGAGCTCGAGCAGCAGATCACCGGCATGACGACTGAGCGCGACGACCTGATCGCCGCCATCGGCCGCCTGCGCCAGGGCATCCAGAGCCTGAACCGCGAGGGCCGCGAGCGCTTCCTCGTCGCTTTCGAGCAGGTGAGCGGCCACTTCCAACAGCTCTTCACCAAGCTGTTCGGTGGCGGCAAGGCAGAGCTGCGGCTGACCGAGTCGGAGGATCCGCTCGAGGCGGGCCTCGAGATCCATGCCAGCCCGCCGGGCAAGAAGCTGCAGGTGATGTCGCTGCTGTCGGGCGGCGAACAGGCGCTGACCGCGCTCTCGCTCCTGTTCGCGGTGTTCATGACCAATCCGGCGCCGATCTGCGTGCTGGACGAGGTGGACGCACCGCTGGACGACCTCAACGTGGAGCGCTTCTGCAGCCTGGTGAACGAGATCGCCGGCCGCACCGACACGCGCTTCCTGGTCATCACCCACCATCGCGTGACCATGGCGCGCATGGACCGCCTGTACGGCGTCACCATGGCCGAGCAGGG
It encodes:
- a CDS encoding chromosome partitioning protein ParA; this translates as ERVSQQAIGQAERAAMAARDRHVEVARRTDQLRTRLTATETAMAEIVGDVADAEMRRTFRQARLSSISDTQADREAANTLRARIAELRAALVEAEATCTRLARESEMRVERLGRIAQDHASWSSRLGDADRQIGELDARREQIAGTIAELEAKPAEIEAKQEALDEEIFKAEEKRQEAADALAAGETQLAEADKIMRSVEAELATVRESRVRREGLVEQATKDREAVVDRIQERLRCEIDGVLALAEVQSVEELPEIEKAEQKLERLVHERETMGAVNLRAEEEANELEQQITGMTTERDDLIAAIGRLRQGIQSLNREGRERFLVAFEQVSGHFQQLFTKLFGGGKAELRLTESEDPLEAGLEIHASPPGKKLQVMSLLSGGEQALTALSLLFAVFMTNPAPICVLDEVDAPLDDLNVERFCSLVNEIAGRTDTRFLVITHHRVTMARMDRLYGVTMAEQGVSQLVSVNLQEADRIAA